The following proteins are encoded in a genomic region of Candidatus Edwardsbacteria bacterium:
- a CDS encoding M42 family metallopeptidase, whose protein sequence is MKDIIKRLTETYGPSGSEGKIREQIKKEIRGLADQVSTDVLGNLIAIKKGKGSRVMVAAHMDEIGFIITHIDKNGFLRFSNIGGIYPYNIIAQRVVFENGIIGTINEERSEKPTDPRRLDRMYIDIGVKDHKEASAKVSVGDVAGFHRACEFLGNRAIAKSMDDRIGCAIMIEVMKQLKKSPNQIYFVFTTQEEVGLRGATTAAFGVAPDLGIAVDITGAFDTPEEKPKLPSVLGKGTAIKIKDAGMLAHPAVKKLLVDTAKAGRIPYQFDILEGGTTDGSVINKTRSGIPTGVLSVPTRYAHSASEMVDMVDVKATVDLLVKLLSSNLKAKGF, encoded by the coding sequence ATGAAAGACATCATCAAAAGACTCACCGAGACCTACGGCCCGTCCGGCAGCGAGGGCAAGATCAGGGAGCAGATCAAAAAGGAGATCCGGGGGCTGGCCGACCAGGTCAGCACCGATGTGCTGGGCAACCTGATCGCAATCAAGAAGGGTAAGGGCTCCCGGGTGATGGTGGCGGCCCACATGGACGAGATCGGATTCATCATTACCCATATAGATAAGAACGGCTTCCTGCGCTTCTCCAATATCGGCGGGATATATCCCTACAATATCATCGCCCAGCGGGTGGTCTTCGAAAACGGCATCATCGGCACAATCAACGAGGAGCGCTCGGAGAAGCCGACCGACCCCAGGCGGCTGGACCGGATGTATATCGACATTGGTGTCAAGGATCATAAAGAAGCCTCGGCCAAGGTGTCGGTGGGCGACGTGGCCGGGTTTCACCGGGCCTGCGAATTCTTGGGAAACAGGGCTATAGCCAAATCCATGGATGACCGGATCGGCTGCGCCATCATGATCGAGGTCATGAAACAGCTCAAGAAAAGCCCCAACCAGATATATTTCGTCTTCACCACCCAGGAGGAGGTGGGGCTGCGGGGGGCCACCACCGCCGCTTTCGGGGTAGCCCCGGACCTGGGGATAGCGGTGGACATCACCGGGGCCTTCGACACCCCCGAGGAGAAGCCCAAGCTGCCGTCGGTGCTGGGCAAGGGGACCGCCATTAAGATCAAGGACGCCGGGATGCTGGCCCACCCGGCAGTGAAAAAACTGCTGGTGGATACCGCCAAGGCCGGCAGGATCCCCTACCAGTTTGACATTCTGGAGGGCGGCACCACCGACGGGTCGGTAATCAACAAGACCCGGTCCGGCATACCCACCGGGGTGCTGTCGGTGCCCACCAGGTATGCCCACTCGGCCTCGGAGATGGTGGATATGGTCGACGTTAAAGCCACGGTGGACCTGTTGGTCAAACTGCTCTCATCTAACCTCAAAGCCAAGGGGTTCTAA
- a CDS encoding M42 family metallopeptidase, translated as MLDLKLIAEITNAFGVSGCEGEIRNIVRKHITKNVDQIRVDALGNLIAYKKASPSQKLRRTGRALKVMLAAHMDEVGLMVTSIDKSGFLQFDKVGGVDNRVLLAKKVLVGKDKIPGVIGSKAIHLIARKGEHKKVSPHSDLSIDIGASSLEDAQKFVSPGDYVMFDTKFEDWGKILKAKAFDDRIGCYLMIELLKGKYPFDIYAAFTTQEEVGLRGGRVAAYRDEPDMAFILEGTGAGDMPQPKERDESLVPGLGLGPVITIMDRSVFCDQGLVKLLTDTARANRIPHQIKRPGIGGTDAGRIHLSKGGVPTVVLAIPSRYIHSPVCLSSKKDIENGLKLMRLALKKVK; from the coding sequence ATGTTAGATCTGAAATTGATAGCAGAGATCACCAACGCATTCGGGGTCAGCGGCTGCGAGGGCGAGATCCGCAACATCGTCCGCAAACACATCACCAAGAACGTCGACCAGATCCGGGTGGACGCCTTGGGCAACCTGATAGCTTATAAAAAAGCTTCTCCTTCGCAAAAGCTACGGCGAACAGGCCGGGCTTTAAAAGTGATGCTGGCTGCCCACATGGACGAGGTGGGATTGATGGTCACCTCCATCGATAAATCGGGATTTCTGCAGTTCGACAAGGTGGGCGGGGTAGACAACCGGGTACTGCTGGCCAAGAAAGTGCTGGTGGGAAAGGACAAGATCCCCGGGGTGATCGGCTCCAAGGCTATTCACCTTATTGCCCGTAAAGGAGAACATAAAAAAGTTTCTCCTCACAGTGATCTATCGATCGATATCGGAGCCAGCAGCCTGGAGGATGCCCAGAAGTTCGTCTCCCCGGGCGATTATGTGATGTTCGACACCAAGTTCGAGGACTGGGGGAAAATCCTCAAGGCCAAGGCCTTTGACGACCGGATCGGCTGTTATCTGATGATCGAACTGCTTAAGGGAAAATACCCCTTTGACATCTACGCCGCCTTCACCACCCAAGAGGAGGTCGGTTTGCGGGGCGGCCGGGTGGCGGCCTATAGGGATGAGCCGGATATGGCCTTCATCCTAGAAGGCACCGGGGCTGGTGACATGCCCCAGCCCAAAGAACGTGACGAAAGCCTGGTGCCGGGCCTGGGACTGGGGCCGGTAATCACCATCATGGACCGCTCGGTGTTCTGCGACCAGGGCCTGGTGAAACTGTTGACCGACACCGCCCGGGCCAACCGCATCCCCCATCAGATCAAACGGCCGGGAATAGGCGGCACCGACGCCGGACGGATCCACCTAAGCAAAGGCGGCGTCCCCACGGTAGTGCTGGCCATCCCCTCGCGCTACATCCATTCGCCGGTGTGTCTGTCCAGCAAAAAGGATATCGAGAACGGCCTGAAGCTGATGCGGCTGGCACTGAAGAAGGTCAAATAA
- a CDS encoding cation-translocating P-type ATPase: MPLYNQTIEQSLTELGSDHYSGLSDNQVIERLAQYGPNKLAEGKRVGPLKIFFDQFKNIMVVILLIAAVISGLTHDLTDSFVILAIALINAVIGFLQEYRADQAMAALKKLSQPLAKVVRSGKVLEIPSEDLVPGDIILIEAGSRIPADARILEAASLKIEESSLTGESLPVEKTSHPIENEVPLADRNNMAFLGTICVYGRGRAVVAATGMSTELGKIAKSIQSLRQGQTPLQKRLAGLARILALATVILCAVIFLAGWLHGIPISIMLLTAISLAVAAIPESLPAVITIVLSFGVQKMVKKNALVKKLPAVETLGSVSVICSDKTGTLTQNQMTVKKVFCGGILYDVEGGGYQPQGNILSPGGNIAPDDQFLQLLKASCLCNDATLFQEKAAGSDAWRITGDPTEGALLTLAAKAGLWRDSLEKDLPRAGELPFDSERKMMTTIHRMDDGRYICYVKGALDNLERICLDFPAKANEVNKSLADGGQRVLALACKIIDDLPEKLEINEIERGLTFLGLAAMIDPPREEVRAAVEQCRSAGIRPVMITGDHPATALAIARELGIFSPGDLHLTGMELKALSVEELAEKIEHISLFARVSPEDKIKIVQALQSKGRIVAMTGDGVNDAPALRGADIGIAMGITGSDVSKEASDVVLLDDNFATIVAAVAEGRRIYDNIRKFVRYMLSTNSGEILTMFAAIMMNMPLPLIPIQILWINLVTDSLPALSLGLEPPEKNILDRPPRRPEESLFSHGLWQHIVWVGLLMAAGTLVLFRYGLSLGYGEGYARTMAFTCMSVYQLCHSLAIRSERFSAFTTGFFTNKHLLGSVLLVLGLQILLLYCPPLSGIFKLVPLAAKDLALSLAVATSVFWAVELEKQLIKKYFPKTY; this comes from the coding sequence ATGCCACTCTATAACCAAACCATAGAACAATCACTGACCGAGCTGGGTTCCGACCATTACTCCGGCCTTTCGGACAATCAGGTTATTGAGCGCCTGGCCCAATACGGCCCCAACAAACTGGCCGAGGGCAAGCGGGTCGGGCCGCTGAAGATATTCTTCGACCAGTTCAAGAATATCATGGTGGTGATCCTGCTGATCGCGGCGGTGATCTCCGGGCTGACCCACGACCTGACCGATTCCTTCGTCATTTTGGCCATCGCCCTGATCAACGCCGTCATCGGCTTCCTGCAGGAATACCGGGCCGACCAGGCCATGGCCGCCCTGAAAAAACTTTCCCAGCCGCTGGCCAAGGTGGTCCGCAGCGGCAAGGTGCTGGAGATCCCCTCGGAGGATCTGGTGCCGGGAGATATCATCTTGATCGAGGCCGGCTCCCGCATCCCGGCCGACGCCCGGATACTGGAGGCCGCCTCGCTTAAGATAGAGGAATCCTCTCTGACCGGGGAGTCCCTGCCGGTGGAAAAAACTTCTCACCCCATTGAAAACGAGGTTCCCCTGGCCGACCGGAACAACATGGCCTTTTTGGGCACCATCTGCGTCTACGGCCGGGGAAGGGCAGTGGTGGCCGCCACCGGAATGAGCACCGAGCTGGGCAAGATAGCAAAGTCCATCCAATCCCTCCGGCAGGGCCAGACCCCGCTGCAGAAAAGGCTGGCCGGGCTGGCCCGGATCCTGGCCCTGGCCACGGTGATCCTGTGCGCCGTGATCTTTCTGGCCGGGTGGCTGCACGGCATCCCGATATCCATCATGCTGCTGACCGCCATCTCCCTGGCAGTGGCGGCCATCCCAGAGAGCCTGCCAGCGGTGATTACCATCGTCCTGTCCTTCGGTGTGCAGAAGATGGTCAAGAAGAACGCCCTGGTAAAAAAACTGCCGGCGGTGGAGACCCTGGGCTCGGTCTCGGTGATCTGCTCGGACAAGACCGGCACCCTGACCCAGAACCAGATGACGGTCAAAAAGGTCTTCTGTGGAGGTATTCTTTACGATGTCGAAGGGGGCGGCTACCAGCCCCAGGGAAATATCCTGTCCCCCGGCGGGAATATCGCACCTGACGATCAATTCCTACAGTTACTGAAGGCCTCCTGCCTGTGCAACGACGCCACCCTGTTCCAGGAGAAGGCCGCCGGCTCCGATGCCTGGAGGATAACCGGCGATCCCACCGAGGGGGCCTTGTTGACCCTGGCCGCCAAGGCCGGGCTGTGGCGCGATTCTTTGGAGAAGGACCTGCCCCGGGCGGGCGAACTGCCCTTCGACTCCGAACGCAAGATGATGACCACCATCCACCGGATGGACGATGGACGGTATATCTGTTATGTCAAGGGCGCCCTGGATAATCTGGAGCGGATATGTCTGGACTTTCCCGCTAAGGCTAACGAGGTCAACAAGTCCCTGGCTGATGGCGGACAGCGGGTGCTGGCCCTGGCCTGTAAGATCATCGACGATCTGCCGGAGAAGCTGGAAATAAATGAGATCGAGAGAGGCCTGACATTCCTGGGGCTGGCTGCCATGATTGACCCGCCCCGGGAGGAGGTCCGGGCCGCAGTGGAGCAGTGCCGCAGTGCCGGCATCCGTCCGGTGATGATCACCGGAGACCACCCGGCCACCGCCCTGGCCATCGCCCGGGAGCTGGGGATATTTTCGCCCGGCGATCTGCATCTGACCGGAATGGAGCTGAAAGCCCTGAGCGTGGAGGAGCTGGCGGAAAAGATAGAGCATATCTCCCTCTTCGCCCGGGTCTCGCCGGAGGACAAGATCAAGATAGTCCAGGCCCTGCAGAGCAAGGGGCGGATCGTGGCCATGACCGGCGACGGCGTCAATGATGCCCCGGCTTTAAGGGGAGCCGATATCGGCATCGCCATGGGCATAACCGGGTCCGACGTCTCCAAGGAAGCCTCGGACGTGGTGCTACTGGACGATAACTTCGCCACCATCGTGGCGGCGGTGGCCGAAGGGCGGCGGATCTACGACAACATCCGCAAATTCGTCCGCTACATGCTCTCCACCAACTCCGGTGAGATTTTGACCATGTTCGCGGCCATTATGATGAATATGCCTCTGCCACTGATACCAATACAGATACTGTGGATCAACCTGGTGACCGATTCCCTGCCGGCGCTGTCCTTAGGGCTGGAGCCGCCCGAAAAGAATATCCTGGACCGTCCGCCGCGCCGCCCCGAAGAGAGCCTTTTCTCCCACGGCCTTTGGCAACACATCGTTTGGGTGGGCCTGCTGATGGCCGCCGGCACACTGGTGCTGTTCCGCTACGGACTGAGCCTGGGCTACGGCGAGGGATATGCCCGCACCATGGCCTTCACCTGCATGTCGGTTTACCAGTTGTGCCATTCCCTGGCCATACGTTCGGAACGATTTTCTGCCTTTACCACCGGCTTCTTTACCAATAAACACCTTTTGGGTTCGGTGTTGTTGGTTCTGGGGCTGCAAATACTTTTATTGTATTGCCCCCCCCTGAGCGGTATTTTTAAACTGGTGCCTTTAGCGGCCAAGGATCTGGCATTGAGCCTGGCTGTAGCAACCTCGGTTTTTTGGGCGGTGGAGCTGGAGAAACAGCTGATTAAAAAATATTTTCCAAAAACATATTGA
- a CDS encoding AMP-binding protein: MLIKDFKKAALIYRGREISYAETISLVNRFASCYQLKKGDRAAVFAENRPEWIHAYFSIWKNAGISVPIDYLAPADEVAYILNDCRPTAVFCSHKTKEVLAEAVNLLEGAYRPEILTFEEFSLPENAPDKIADEPDKHETATIIYTSGTTGSPKGVMLTHDNIMANIEDVVDNTKIYTADDRLLAILPFHHIFPLMGTIMATLYCGATLVILEKISSEEILNALKQYRITIIIGVPRLYRLFHKGMIDEVNASPAARMLLKLTRGLKQPAFGRLIFKKAQEAFGGHIKYFISGGAKLDERVGGDLYAMGFEVLEGFGMTEAAPMITFTKPGQVRIGSPGTPTSQTEVRILDGEVLARGRNIMKGYYNKPEDTAAILRDGWLHTGDQGYLDNKNRLFITGRKKEIIVLSSGKNINPEEIENRILSLSPLIKEIGVYPRDEKLGAVIHPDFLAVKKQQVVNLRETIKWLVLDKFNLTVPSHKKIHHFTLVNDELPKTRLGKLKRFLLPQMDAKTAETHRLRPDPDTEEYRALKTYLEKALDQLVYPDQHLEYDLGLDSLGKIELDLFLEKNYGIKLEDQESVAHHTVEALSQLIAEQKKTVSTEPSDWHSTLQEKTDFPLPQSRFMQCLMKLTTAPLFRLYFHLRGQGQQNLPPGPFILAPNHQSFLDGIFLAILLPNKILKNTFFLTAGKHIKTPINRFYANHSNLLVMDINRDLKSTLQQAAAAIRQGKNLAIFPEGARSRDGNLLEFKKTFAILSKELQVPVVPVTISGAYASFPIGRKLPKADKVSLKFLPAIYPGQMDYDQITSQTKQAIAENI, encoded by the coding sequence TTGCTGATCAAAGATTTTAAAAAGGCCGCCCTGATCTACCGGGGCCGGGAGATATCCTACGCCGAGACCATCTCCCTGGTGAACCGCTTCGCCTCCTGCTATCAATTAAAGAAAGGAGACCGGGCAGCTGTCTTTGCCGAGAACCGCCCAGAGTGGATCCATGCATATTTTTCTATATGGAAGAACGCCGGCATCTCGGTGCCCATCGATTACCTGGCCCCGGCCGATGAGGTGGCCTACATATTAAATGATTGCCGACCAACGGCTGTCTTCTGTTCGCACAAGACCAAAGAGGTTTTGGCCGAAGCAGTCAATTTGCTGGAAGGGGCCTACCGCCCGGAGATCCTGACCTTCGAGGAGTTTTCTCTGCCGGAAAATGCGCCGGACAAGATAGCGGACGAGCCGGACAAGCATGAGACCGCCACCATCATCTACACATCCGGCACCACCGGCAGTCCCAAGGGGGTGATGCTGACCCACGACAATATTATGGCCAATATCGAGGACGTGGTGGACAACACCAAAATATACACCGCCGATGACCGGCTGCTGGCCATCCTCCCGTTCCACCACATCTTCCCGCTGATGGGGACCATCATGGCCACCCTGTATTGCGGCGCCACCCTGGTGATCCTGGAGAAGATCTCCTCCGAGGAGATACTGAACGCCCTGAAGCAATACCGGATCACCATCATCATCGGGGTTCCCCGGCTGTACCGGCTGTTCCACAAGGGGATGATCGACGAGGTCAATGCCAGCCCGGCCGCCAGAATGCTGCTGAAGCTTACCCGTGGGTTAAAGCAGCCGGCTTTTGGTCGATTGATCTTTAAAAAGGCCCAGGAGGCCTTCGGGGGGCATATCAAATACTTCATCTCCGGCGGGGCCAAGCTGGACGAAAGGGTGGGCGGCGACCTTTACGCCATGGGCTTCGAGGTGCTGGAGGGCTTCGGCATGACCGAGGCCGCCCCGATGATAACCTTCACCAAGCCCGGCCAGGTAAGGATCGGCTCCCCCGGCACCCCCACCAGCCAGACCGAGGTCAGGATACTTGACGGCGAGGTGCTGGCCCGGGGCCGCAATATAATGAAGGGCTATTACAACAAGCCGGAGGACACCGCCGCCATTTTAAGGGACGGCTGGCTGCACACCGGCGACCAGGGCTATCTGGACAACAAGAACCGCCTATTCATCACCGGGCGCAAGAAGGAGATCATCGTCCTGTCCAGCGGCAAGAACATCAATCCCGAGGAGATCGAGAACCGCATCCTGTCTCTCTCCCCGCTGATCAAGGAGATAGGGGTCTACCCCCGGGATGAGAAGCTGGGGGCGGTTATCCACCCCGATTTCCTGGCGGTCAAGAAACAGCAGGTGGTCAACCTGCGGGAGACCATCAAGTGGCTGGTGCTGGACAAGTTCAACCTGACGGTGCCCAGCCACAAGAAGATCCACCACTTCACTCTGGTCAATGACGAACTGCCCAAGACCCGGCTGGGCAAACTGAAAAGATTCCTTCTGCCGCAGATGGACGCCAAAACCGCCGAGACCCACCGCTTGAGGCCCGATCCCGACACCGAAGAATACCGGGCGCTTAAAACCTACCTGGAAAAGGCCCTGGATCAGTTGGTCTATCCCGACCAGCATCTGGAGTATGACCTGGGGCTGGATTCCCTGGGAAAGATAGAGCTGGACCTGTTCCTGGAAAAAAACTACGGGATTAAACTGGAGGACCAGGAATCGGTGGCCCACCATACGGTGGAGGCCCTGAGCCAGCTGATCGCCGAACAGAAAAAGACTGTCAGCACAGAGCCGTCGGACTGGCACAGCACCCTGCAGGAGAAGACCGACTTTCCGCTGCCTCAAAGCCGGTTCATGCAATGCCTGATGAAATTGACCACCGCGCCCCTGTTCCGTCTATACTTCCACCTGCGGGGACAGGGACAGCAGAATCTGCCGCCTGGCCCGTTCATCCTGGCCCCCAACCATCAGAGCTTTCTTGACGGGATATTCCTGGCCATCCTGCTGCCCAATAAAATACTCAAAAATACTTTTTTCCTGACCGCCGGAAAACATATTAAAACACCCATCAACCGTTTCTACGCCAACCACAGCAACCTGCTGGTGATGGACATCAACCGGGACTTAAAGAGCACCTTGCAGCAGGCGGCGGCGGCCATCCGGCAGGGCAAAAACCTGGCCATCTTCCCCGAGGGGGCCCGTAGCCGGGACGGCAATCTGTTGGAGTTTAAGAAGACCTTCGCCATATTGAGCAAAGAACTGCAGGTGCCGGTGGTGCCGGTGACCATCTCCGGGGCCTATGCCTCGTTCCCCATTGGCCGCAAGCTACCCAAGGCCGACAAGGTGTCGCTAAAATTCCTCCCAGCCATTTACCCGGGACAGATGGACTACGACCAGATCACCAGTCAGACCAAGCAAGCTATTGCGGAGAATATTTAA
- a CDS encoding response regulator has product MSKKIMIIDDEPAVGEMMTTLLESEGYEAMVAYDGQDGLEQMGKTPADLLLLDYMLPGMDGIEVLCEVRHRWPELPVIMITAFGSPELKARANKFKVVDVVSKPFDTQKLLEQIAVAV; this is encoded by the coding sequence ATGAGCAAGAAAATAATGATCATCGACGACGAGCCGGCAGTTGGCGAGATGATGACCACCCTGCTGGAGTCTGAGGGGTACGAGGCCATGGTGGCCTACGACGGCCAGGACGGGCTGGAACAGATGGGGAAAACCCCTGCCGACCTGTTGTTGCTGGACTACATGCTGCCCGGTATGGACGGCATCGAGGTGCTGTGCGAGGTCCGGCATCGCTGGCCGGAGCTTCCGGTGATCATGATCACCGCCTTCGGCAGTCCCGAACTTAAGGCCCGGGCAAATAAGTTCAAAGTGGTCGATGTGGTTTCCAAGCCGTTCGATACTCAGAAGCTTCTGGAGCAGATAGCCGTGGCGGTATGA
- a CDS encoding EFR1 family ferrodoxin (N-terminal region resembles flavodoxins. C-terminal ferrodoxin region binds two 4Fe-4S clusters.) produces MRACIVYFSQTGNTQKIAEAIQEQMAKAAGDCALLRLEEADPAIFSNYDLVGLGLPAFYFREPINVNHFFNDLPDQGNTGRPKPFFFFVTHGGTPGDVYSRIDRLAASRGLETMGFFQCLGVDTYPPFADRKPLTAYGHPDQNDLLQAKAFAKDVIHKAGAYLSRGEFKKPKIPGNCITRTVAGFFSERKIRMRMRQHLLPAKKIRESACTKCGLCVESCPQGIISLNPYPSIDESNCIACYHCQRICPTGAIDCDWRVFKFISGEYLRSQKPIPPID; encoded by the coding sequence ATGCGGGCCTGCATCGTCTATTTTTCACAGACCGGGAACACCCAAAAGATAGCCGAGGCCATCCAGGAACAGATGGCCAAAGCGGCCGGAGATTGCGCCCTGCTGCGCCTGGAGGAGGCCGACCCGGCCATCTTCTCCAATTACGATCTGGTCGGGTTAGGGTTGCCGGCTTTCTATTTCAGGGAGCCCATTAATGTCAATCATTTCTTTAATGATCTGCCCGATCAAGGCAACACCGGCCGGCCAAAACCATTCTTCTTTTTTGTCACCCACGGCGGCACCCCCGGCGATGTGTATTCCCGGATCGACCGGCTGGCCGCCTCCCGGGGCCTGGAGACCATGGGGTTTTTCCAATGTTTGGGGGTCGATACCTATCCTCCGTTTGCGGACAGAAAACCCTTGACCGCCTACGGACATCCCGACCAAAATGACCTGTTGCAGGCCAAGGCCTTTGCCAAAGACGTCATTCATAAGGCCGGAGCGTATCTTAGCCGGGGCGAATTTAAAAAGCCCAAGATCCCCGGGAATTGTATCACCCGGACCGTGGCCGGTTTTTTCAGCGAACGAAAAATACGCATGCGGATGAGGCAGCATCTGCTTCCGGCAAAAAAGATCCGGGAAAGTGCCTGCACCAAATGCGGCCTTTGTGTGGAAAGCTGCCCCCAGGGCATCATCAGCCTGAATCCCTATCCGTCCATCGACGAATCAAACTGCATCGCCTGCTATCACTGCCAACGGATCTGCCCTACCGGCGCCATAGACTGCGACTGGCGGGTCTTCAAATTCATCAGCGGCGAATATCTTCGATCCCAAAAGCCAATACCTCCCATTGATTGA
- a CDS encoding GNAT family N-acetyltransferase, giving the protein MIPVPKKAKEDKSRLGLAEPSMEQEEAFRKLAADYRAAGEQRYTNLYDVHGMAFDRYIKDLQREYLERDLSDGRVPCNTFWMLSDQETICGISRLRHYLTPEIEMEGGHILLEVPPSLRRRGYGSILLEMTLERAVELKITKALLTCDWDNFGGIRVIKNNGGMLENTILSTITGKKVMRFWIDLT; this is encoded by the coding sequence ATGATACCCGTACCAAAAAAAGCCAAAGAAGATAAGAGCCGCCTCGGGCTGGCCGAGCCCTCCATGGAGCAGGAGGAGGCTTTCCGGAAATTGGCGGCCGATTACCGGGCGGCCGGGGAGCAACGCTATACCAATCTATACGACGTCCACGGCATGGCCTTTGACCGTTACATCAAGGACCTGCAGCGGGAATATCTGGAGCGGGACCTGTCGGACGGGCGGGTGCCCTGCAACACCTTTTGGATGCTGTCGGACCAAGAGACCATCTGCGGAATCAGCCGACTGCGGCATTACCTGACTCCGGAGATAGAGATGGAGGGGGGCCACATCCTACTGGAGGTGCCGCCCTCCCTGCGCCGCCGGGGGTACGGTTCGATCCTTTTGGAAATGACCCTGGAACGGGCGGTGGAGCTGAAGATAACCAAGGCTCTGCTTACCTGCGACTGGGACAACTTCGGGGGCATCCGGGTCATCAAGAACAACGGCGGAATGCTGGAGAACACCATATTATCAACCATTACCGGTAAAAAAGTGATGCGCTTCTGGATCGATCTGACATAA
- a CDS encoding M42 family metallopeptidase — MSRKKTSLEKNIPDQAGENPTLKLIERLTAAPGPSGYETRAAFAAGEELAPFATKVKVDKMGSVVAFKKGLSRDGKKILLAAHLDEIGLLITGIEPGGFLRFTQVGGFDARVLLGQEVMLHPVGRYGPDTRIALPGIIGAKPPHFQTPEESSQVIPMEDLYIDLGLDEAAAKAKISIGDLATLRMPLTNLKNDRAAGKAMDNRACIAIMVQALEILSKCHHSWDVYAVATVQEEVSGLGALTSAFDIHPDIGIAIDVTHGDMPGVPDNDTFAIGKGPTITVGPNIHPAIADKLKKVAKREEIPFQIEPCAGITGTDAVDIQISQEGIPTGLLGLPLRYMHTPVETLAAVDVERSARLLARFIQDLDDINLEWKDD; from the coding sequence ATGTCCCGCAAAAAAACATCCCTTGAGAAAAACATCCCGGACCAGGCCGGAGAGAATCCTACCCTGAAGCTGATCGAACGCCTGACCGCGGCTCCCGGGCCGTCCGGCTACGAGACCCGGGCCGCCTTCGCCGCCGGGGAGGAGCTGGCCCCCTTCGCCACCAAGGTCAAGGTGGACAAGATGGGCAGCGTGGTGGCCTTTAAGAAGGGGCTGTCCCGGGACGGCAAAAAGATCCTGCTGGCCGCCCATCTGGACGAGATCGGCCTGCTGATAACCGGCATCGAGCCGGGGGGGTTCCTGCGCTTCACCCAGGTGGGAGGATTCGACGCCCGGGTGCTGCTGGGCCAGGAGGTGATGCTGCACCCGGTCGGCCGGTACGGGCCGGACACCCGGATCGCCCTGCCGGGGATCATCGGAGCCAAGCCCCCGCATTTCCAGACCCCGGAGGAATCGAGCCAGGTGATTCCCATGGAGGATCTGTATATCGACTTGGGATTGGATGAGGCGGCGGCCAAAGCCAAAATCAGCATCGGAGACCTGGCCACCCTAAGGATGCCACTTACCAATCTCAAGAACGACCGGGCGGCCGGAAAGGCTATGGACAACCGAGCCTGCATCGCCATCATGGTCCAGGCCCTGGAGATACTCAGCAAATGCCATCACAGCTGGGATGTTTATGCGGTGGCCACCGTCCAGGAGGAGGTGTCCGGCCTGGGGGCGCTGACCTCCGCTTTTGACATCCATCCCGACATAGGTATAGCCATAGACGTCACCCACGGCGATATGCCGGGAGTGCCCGACAACGACACTTTTGCCATCGGCAAGGGACCCACCATCACCGTCGGGCCCAACATCCACCCGGCCATCGCCGACAAATTGAAGAAGGTGGCCAAGCGCGAGGAGATCCCCTTTCAGATAGAACCCTGCGCCGGCATCACCGGGACCGATGCGGTGGATATTCAGATATCCCAAGAGGGCATTCCCACCGGCCTGCTGGGCCTGCCCCTGCGTTACATGCATACCCCCGTGGAGACCCTGGCGGCGGTGGACGTGGAGCGCTCGGCTAGACTGTTGGCCCGTTTCATCCAGGATCTGGACGACATAAACTTGGAATGGAAGGACGACTGA